In Parasegetibacter sp. NRK P23, the genomic stretch TGCGGAGTATGCCGGGCCAGGGGGCTTTGATGCAAAGATTTCCTTTGATCAGTCCGTCTTCATCAGCTTCCGTTACTTCTTCCCCTTTCTCATCCACGAGGATGGGTTGAATACCAGGCAAGGGCAACGTGGCCCAGGAGGGTTTGGCGGGTGTTACGCCAGCGAGGTTGGTGATCATTACCCCACCAGTTTCGGTTTGCCACCAGGTATCCACGATGGGGCATTGTTTTTTGCCGATGTGTTCATCGTACCAATGCCACGCTTCTTCGTTGATGGGCTCTCCTACTGTTCCGAGGACTTTAAGGGAAGAAAGATCTTTGTCTTTGAGGGGATCCAGTCCGAAGCCCATCAGGCTGCGGATAGCGGTGGGCGCGGTATAGAGGATGTTCACCTTGTATTTGTCCACGATATCCCAGAAGCGGCCGGCATCGGGCCAGGTGGGAATACCTTCGAACATGATGGAAGTCGCGCCTGCGCTCAGTGGTCCGTACAGAATGTAACTGTGTCCGGTGATCCAGCCGATATCCGCGGTGCAGAAATGTACCTGTCCGGGCTGGTACTGGAACGCGTTCACGAAAGTATAATTCGCCCATACCATGTATCCCGCGCAGGAATGCACCACACCTTTCGGTTTTCCCGTACTTCCTGAAGTGTAGAGAATAAAGAGGGGATCTTCAGCGTCCATCACTTCCACGTCACCGAAACCATTCACGGGGAGCGTGTCGGTTACCTTGAGCATTTCATCTTCCCACCATACATCGCGGCCCTTGATCATACTGACCGGCGTGCGGGTGCGGGTATAAACGATCACCCTTTTCACGAGTTTGTTTCCAATGAGTGCATCGTCAATCACACTTTTCAGAGGAATATCTTTAGCTCCGCGGTAAGCCCCGTCGCAGGTGACGATGAACTCAGCTTTGGCATCTTCGAGGCGGTCGGCGATACTCTGGGCGGAGAACCCACCGAATATCACACTGTGGATGGCGCCGATGCGGGCACAGGCCAGTACGGCGTAAGCCAGTTCAGGCACCATACCCATATAAATGCAAACACGGTCGCCTTTTTTCACCCCGTTGTTTTTCAGCACCTGGGCGAACTGGCATACTCTTTTGTGCAAACGCTCATAGGTGACCACACGGGTTCTTTCTTCGGGATTGTTGGGTTCCCAGATGATCGCCGGCTTATCCCCAAGTTTCTCGAGGTGGCGGTCGAGACAGCTTTCAGTGATGTTCAGCCTTCCTCCGGCGAACCATTCCACTTTCGGCTCCGCGAAATTCCAGTTCAGTACCTTATCCCATTTTTTTCTCCACTGGAAATGAGCGGCGATCTCCGCCCAGAAGCCTTCCGGATCTTTTACACTCTTCTCATACGCGTCCTTGTAGCTTTCAAAAGATTTGATCTGATAGGGATATGACATAGCACGTTACATTTTGAGGCCATAAAGTAAAAACATTCCTCCGGGATGAACAAAATCAAATAGTTACGTTTTTCTTTTGCGATCCATCCAACGTCTGGCTGTTAATTTTGTTAATTTTATTAACAGGGTTCCAGTTGTGCGGGAACATCCCTATTTTTACGTCTGATGAAAGCAACCAACCAGATAGCACCATTTCAAATGGCCAGGAAATTCATTTCCGTAGGTCTGATGGTGTTTGCGCTTGCCTTCCTCACCATCAGTAACGTATTTATCTATCCTGACACGGAAGGCCTGATCAGGATCGCGCAAAGCGACGATCTCCCCGCCCCGCCAGGACCAGATAACGATACATCAGAAAACAACGCCAACAACATGGCGGAAGAAAGAGCCGAGAGCGGCTCCAATTCTCTCTCCGAATACCTTCACGACCACAGTGAAATAGCGCATCCCGCTACAGATGCTTACCTGACGCATCATAAATTCCATTTTACCGGAAAAAGTTTAGCGGTTCATTTTGAACTGAACACACCACCTCCCGAACAGGTTATCGCGTAACCTTTTCTTCCTTATTTGAATTATTGTAATCAGTAAAGGTTTTCAGTATTCCGCTCCCGCGGGAGTAGCCATGTGTTCGTTCTGCGCGCACATGAGGGGCTATGAGATCCATCGTTATATCATTATTCAGCACGTTTTTAAAAGTTTCAACATGGTTAAGAAAGCGAAAAATTATTTCAGTTCGTTGGGGAATGACATTCCTTCAGCGCTGGTGGTGTTCCTTGTAGCGCTGCCATTGTGCCTTGGCATCGCCCTGGCATCGGGCGCACCTCCTTTTTCAGGCTTAATCGCCGGTATTGTTGGAGGCATCGTTATTGGCGCCCTCAGCGGTTCTCAGTTAAGTGTAAGCGGACCCGCGGCGGGCTTAACGGCCATTGTGGCGGCAGCGATACTTAAACTTCAGGTGTATGAAGCATTTCTGCTGGCCGTAGTGCTTGCAGGTGCGCTGCAACTTATTTTTGGGTTCCTGAAAGCTGGTGTTGTTGGCGACTATGTACCCGGCAGTGTAATTAAGGGAATGCTGGCCGCGATCGGCCTGATCCTGATCCTTAAGCAATTGCCGCACCTGGTAGGCTACGACGCGGATTTCGAAGGCAACGAAGCATTTGCGGGGAAAGGTGGAGAAAACACCTTCACGGGAATTTTTCATTCCCTCAATTATGTACTTCCTGTAGCCATGGCAATTGGCGTGATCTCCATACTGATACAGGTGCTGTGGGAAAAGGTACTGGTGAAGAAGGCAAAGATTTTCAAACTGATCCCTTCGCCATTCGTTGTGGTACTGGTGGCTGTAGGCATCAATGAGTACCTCATTTCCAGCAACCCGGGCACGGCGCTGAAATCATCCCATCTTGTAAACATTCCGGTGGCCACATCAGTGGAAGGCTTCCTCTCCTTTTTCTCTTTCCCTGATTTCAGTCACCTCACCAATATGGCCGTCTGGACCACGGCGCTTACCCTCGCTATTGTAGCGAGCCTGGAAACGCTGCTGAACATTGAAGCAGCGGATGAACTGGACCCTTACCAACGCGTAACACCCACCAACCGGGAGTTGAAGGCGCAAGGTGCGGGTAACCTGATCTCAGGGCTCATCGGAGGACTTCCCATTACTTCGGTAATCGTGCGTACTTCGGCTAACGTAAACTCAGGCGCGAAAACAAAAATATCCGCCATTACCCACGGTATGCTGTTGCTGCTCTGCGCGGCGCTTATTCCTGGCTTGCTGAATAAAATACCGCTCTCCGCATTGGCCGGCATCCTGATATTCACCGGTTATAAACTGGCCAAACCATCTTTGTTCAAAGAGTTCTATAAAAAAGGTTGGAACCAGTTCGCGCCCTTTGTCATCACCATAGCCGCCATCCTCCTCACCGACCTGCTGATCGGTATCATGATCGGTATAGCGGTAGGCCTGTTCTTTGTACTGCGCAGCAATTTCAAAACAGCCGTGCATGTGGTGAGCGATGGCAACCGTCACCTTGTCCGCCTCCGGAAAGATGTATCCTTCCTCAATAAACCCATCATCAAACAAAGGCTGGAAGCCATTCCTGAAGATGGCTATGTTTTGATTGACATCTCAAGCGCCGATTTCATTGATGCGGATGTAGTTGATATTATCGAGGACTTCATGATACACGCGCCACTAAAAAACATCAAAGTGGAACTGAAAAAAAGTTTATACCGTGAACACGGTTTCAACGAAGCCATCCTGAACGGGGAAATGGTGATGGCGAAGAAGTCTGATCCCCATTAAGCAATTTATCTGCAAAGGAAACCATTCATTAAGCTGGAAAAAACACACTAAAGATGAAATCATTCGAGAAACTTTTACTGACAAACAAAGCATGGGCAAAAGAAAAAGTAGAAGACGACCCTGAATACTTTCTCCGCCAGGCAAAGATCCAGACGCCTGAATTTCTTTGGATCGGGTGCAGCGACAGCCGCGTACCCGCCAATGAAGTTACCGGTACCGCGCCCGGAGAAATATTCGTACACAGGAACATCGCCAACATGGTGGTGCATACCGACCTGAACCTGCTGAGCGTACTCGACTATGCCGTGAACCACCTTAAAGTGAAGCACATCATCGTTTGCGGTCACTACGGTTGCGGCGGCGTGAAAGCATCCATGACGCAGCACAGCCTGGGCATCATCAACAAATGGCTCCGTAACATCAAGGATGTGTACCGCATCCACCGCGATGAGATTGATGGTATTCCGGACGAAGAAGCCCGTGCCGACAGGTTGGTGGAACTCAATACCAAAGAGCAGGTCATGAACCTGGCCAAAACTTCCATCATCCAGGCTGCATGGAAACACCATCAGCGCCCACACCTGCATGGCTGGGTTTACGGGTTGAAAGACGGCATTCTCAACCCGGTATTCGACATGGCACCAGGTACCCATATCGACCCGTTGTACGAGTACGATAATCTTTAACTTTTTTCGCTTTCTACACCATAGGCCCGTCGCCACAAAGCGATGGGCTTTTTTTATTGGGCAGGATGGTTATACGAAGTTGCTTTGTATATTTAGCGGAATATATACTCTAACGAACATGCCTGCACCCAAAGGAATCTGGAAGGTGATCACCGCCTCCTCTGTTGGTACCC encodes the following:
- the acs gene encoding acetate--CoA ligase; this translates as MSYPYQIKSFESYKDAYEKSVKDPEGFWAEIAAHFQWRKKWDKVLNWNFAEPKVEWFAGGRLNITESCLDRHLEKLGDKPAIIWEPNNPEERTRVVTYERLHKRVCQFAQVLKNNGVKKGDRVCIYMGMVPELAYAVLACARIGAIHSVIFGGFSAQSIADRLEDAKAEFIVTCDGAYRGAKDIPLKSVIDDALIGNKLVKRVIVYTRTRTPVSMIKGRDVWWEDEMLKVTDTLPVNGFGDVEVMDAEDPLFILYTSGSTGKPKGVVHSCAGYMVWANYTFVNAFQYQPGQVHFCTADIGWITGHSYILYGPLSAGATSIMFEGIPTWPDAGRFWDIVDKYKVNILYTAPTAIRSLMGFGLDPLKDKDLSSLKVLGTVGEPINEEAWHWYDEHIGKKQCPIVDTWWQTETGGVMITNLAGVTPAKPSWATLPLPGIQPILVDEKGEEVTEADEDGLIKGNLCIKAPWPGILRTTYGDHERCRTNYFATYENLYFTGDGALKDKDGFYRITGRVDDVLNVSGHRIGTAEVENAINMHASVVESAVVGYPHDIKGQGIYAYVTVSGFHGDEASTRQDIIQTVSRIIGPIAKPDKIQFVSGLPKTRSGKIMRRILRKIAEGELGSLGDTSTLLDPGVVDEIRNGKL
- a CDS encoding SulP family inorganic anion transporter, translating into MVKKAKNYFSSLGNDIPSALVVFLVALPLCLGIALASGAPPFSGLIAGIVGGIVIGALSGSQLSVSGPAAGLTAIVAAAILKLQVYEAFLLAVVLAGALQLIFGFLKAGVVGDYVPGSVIKGMLAAIGLILILKQLPHLVGYDADFEGNEAFAGKGGENTFTGIFHSLNYVLPVAMAIGVISILIQVLWEKVLVKKAKIFKLIPSPFVVVLVAVGINEYLISSNPGTALKSSHLVNIPVATSVEGFLSFFSFPDFSHLTNMAVWTTALTLAIVASLETLLNIEAADELDPYQRVTPTNRELKAQGAGNLISGLIGGLPITSVIVRTSANVNSGAKTKISAITHGMLLLLCAALIPGLLNKIPLSALAGILIFTGYKLAKPSLFKEFYKKGWNQFAPFVITIAAILLTDLLIGIMIGIAVGLFFVLRSNFKTAVHVVSDGNRHLVRLRKDVSFLNKPIIKQRLEAIPEDGYVLIDISSADFIDADVVDIIEDFMIHAPLKNIKVELKKSLYREHGFNEAILNGEMVMAKKSDPH
- the can gene encoding carbonate dehydratase codes for the protein MKSFEKLLLTNKAWAKEKVEDDPEYFLRQAKIQTPEFLWIGCSDSRVPANEVTGTAPGEIFVHRNIANMVVHTDLNLLSVLDYAVNHLKVKHIIVCGHYGCGGVKASMTQHSLGIINKWLRNIKDVYRIHRDEIDGIPDEEARADRLVELNTKEQVMNLAKTSIIQAAWKHHQRPHLHGWVYGLKDGILNPVFDMAPGTHIDPLYEYDNL